Proteins encoded by one window of Pseudochaenichthys georgianus chromosome 9, fPseGeo1.2, whole genome shotgun sequence:
- the lrrc75ba gene encoding leucine-rich repeat-containing protein 75B: MGSRLSRQSSLDNENFSKKRSKLQESTGESDRVSRGGGGDFLFALMLKSDKLPGMLRRTNHSPYIRRVAWIKDIQKLLRDRRIEQATDVLKLLRKDLGLEGTSLNDILYKNAAFLNLVDPISHELLLSLAREMQCPKKDADTIKSSDKICRQLIYHLTPHSKWLRQTMSRRKSQACLKTTLQKKLSGDCVDLSGIPLSTRDVRQVFFYLQNNRDSVVAVDISFTDLQDDNLKILLPLLAVLPKLSTLALNGNRLTLVILKDLTEMLKDPKMFSSLAWIDLGNNVDIFTMPQPLLVALRRRCSLKSSLPTIYEYTEGQPYCYHLETSIEEPSHYEEEEVEEEDEDDKFELEQWSLGEKQLSKDFTIHYCER, from the exons ATGGGTTCCAGACTGAGCAGGCAGAGCAGCCTGGACAATGAGAATTTCTCCAAAAAGAGAAGCAAGCTTCAGGAAAGCACCGGAGAGAGCGACAGGGTCAGCCGAGGCGGCGGCGGGGACTTTCTGTTTGCACTGATGCTGAAATCAGACAAACTGCCCGGGATGCTGCGGAGGACCAACCACAGCCCGTACATCAGGCGTGTGGCGTGGATCAAAGATATCCAGAAGCTGCTCCGTGACCGCAGGATAGAGCAGGCAACTGACGTGCTCAAATTACTGAGGAAG GATCTTGGTTTGGAAGGCACCTCGCTCAACGACATCTTATACAAAAATGCGGCCTTCCTCAACCTGGTGGACCCCATCTCACACGAGCTGCTGCTCAGCCTGGCTCGAGAGATGCAATGTCCTAAGAAG GATGCAGACACCATAAAGTCTTCAGATAAGATTTGCAGACAGCTGATCTACCACCTGACCCCGCACTCAAAGTGGCTGAGGCAGACCATGTCCAGACGGAAATCCCAGGCCTG TCTCAAGACAACCCTGCAGAAAAAGCTCTCCGGGGACTGCGTCGACCTGTCAGGCATCCCCCTGTCCACCCGCGACGTCCGCCAAGTCTTCTTCTACCTCCAAAACAACCGAGACAGCGTGGTGGCTGTGGACATCAGCTTCACCGACCTCCAGGACGACAACCTGAAGATTCTCCTGCCTCTGCTCGCCGTGCTGCCCAAACTCAGCACCCTGGCTCTGAACGGTAACCGCCTCACCCTGGTCATCCTCAAAGACCTCACAGAGATGCTCAAAGACCCCAAGATGTTCTCCAGCCTTGCCTGGATCGACCTCGGCAACAACGTGGATATTTTCACCATGCCGCAGCCGCTGCTGGTGGCGTTGCGTCGGCGCTGCAGCCTCAAGAGCAGCCTACCGACAATCTACGAGTACACAGAGGGGCAACCCTACTGCTACCACCTGGAGACCTCCATCGAGGAGCCCAGCCActacgaggaggaggaggtggaagaGGAAGACGAGGATGACAAATTTGAGCTGGAGCAGTGGAGTTTAGGGGAAAAGCAGCTCTCCAAAGACTTCACCATCCACTACTGTGAGAGGTGA